The Nitrospiraceae bacterium genomic interval TGACCCGTGAGGGCTTCACGGTTCCGCTTTTGATCGGCGGCGCCACTACGAGCAAAGCGCATACGGCGGTGAAAATTGCGCCGTCCTACGAGCCGTCCGTGGTCCATGTCCTGGATGCGTCACGGGCGGTCGGTGTGGTGGGGAGCCTCATGAACCGGGGACAGAAATCCGAATTTGTCAGCCAAGTCCGGATGGACTATGAACGTGTGCGTCAGGCGCATCAGGATCGAGCGACGAAGCCGCTCTTACCGATCGGTCGGGCGCGAGCGAATCGTTTTGCATCTGACTGGACTATGATTGAGATTCCGGTGCCTTCGTTTTTGGGACTAAAGGTTATCAGCAATCAGCCGCTCAGCGAGTTAGTCGCCTTTATTGATTGGTCTCCGTTCTTTCACACGTGGGAATTGAAGGGAAGATTTCCGACAATTTTTGACGATGCGATAGTTGGTCCCAAAGCCAAGGAGCTGCATGACGATGCTCGTCGTTTGCTCGATAGGATCGTGAACCAGAAGCTTCTGACTGCAAAAGCGACGTACGGATTGTATGCGGCTGCGAGTGTTGGCGACGATATCCAGCTCTATGCCGACGAAACCAGGAAGGAACACTTGACCGTCGTCCATACGTTGCGACAACAGGCCAAAAAACCACAAGGACAACCGAACCTGGCGCTCGCAGATTTCGTCGCGCCGCGAGACTCCAGCCGCAACGATCATATCGGCGCCTTTGCCGTGACGGCCGGGATCGGCCTGGATGAATTGTGTCGACAGTTCGACAAAGATCACGACGACTATAACTCGATCATGGCGAAAGCGTTGGCTGATCGATTGGCCGAAGCCTTTGCGGAATGGCTGCACAAACGAGTGCGCGAAGAGTGGGGATATGGAAGAGGAGAAAAGTTCTCGAATGAAGACCTCATCCGAGAAAAATACCGTGGCATCCGCCCTGCGCCCGGCTATCCGGCCTGTCCGGACCACACTGAAAAGCGAGTCCTGTTTGATCTGTTACAAGCCGAGCGGAACACCGGCATTACGTTGACGGAGAGTTTTGCTATGCTGCCAGCTGCTTCGGTAAGCGGCTTCTATTTCGCTCATCCCGAGGCAAAATACTTTGGCGTGGGGAAGATCGGGAAAGACCAGGTTGAAGATTATGCCCGACGAAAAGGGATGGAGCTGCGCACCGTCGAACGATGGCTGGGCCCCAATCTGAACTATGAACCATCCGAGTCCTAGTGGACTCTCATGCCGAAAGCCCCACCAGCAGCGTCGAATTCAGAGGATTGCCGATAGCAGCGATCAGAGCAGACTTGACCGATCGGTAGCGCTCTTCAGCCCACCGGTTGAATTCCTCGGAGTCGCTGAAGACCAATTCCCAAGCCTTAGCCGCGTCCAACATCAGCAGCTGAGACGATTGATTATTCCCCGGAAAGTAGACGACGAGGACCGCGGATTTCCCTGTCAAACTGATATCCGTAAAGACATGCAGCTTCGCAGTCTGCGGGAATGAGAGATCGCGCGCCGCAGCTTCCACAAGGGGATGATACAACCGGTGGAGGAATTGCGAGGTCACTTCAAAGGCATTCGTGGTACCAAGAAGCCGGGGGTTCGGCTTTTCAGCGAACAGATTCTCCGTCAAGTAGGTTGCAGCTTCCCATGTCGGCATTTCACCGCAGGTCACGAGTGACTCACAGAGATAGGCGATCCAGTTTCTGGTCGTTGCCGGTTTCCGCACGGATGAGACCTTATTTGCCATGGGGGCAATCCTTTCGTCGCCTGAAGGACGATGATTCGGACCGAGTGCTGAGGCGGAGCTGAGGCGGCCCGTATGATGTATACGAAGTATAGCGCGGGATGAGAGAGGGTCAATGAAATGCGGGAATGTTGCTTACTGGTCGAGGCTCATGCCCCGAGGCGATCGGTCAGCGTACTGCTCGTGAATCCGTTTGATTTCGTCCAGGGAGGCGAAGAAGACATCGAGGAGTTCTGGATCGAAGTGCTCGCCGCGATGTTTACTCATGAGATCGACGGCATGGCTCAGTTCGAACGCAGGCTTGTAGACCCGTTGAGTGGTAAGAGCATCGAAGGCATCGGCGATTGCGGCGATACGTCCTTCAACGGGAATCGCTTCACCCCTGAGCTTCCGCGGATAGCCGCTGCCGTCCCAACGCTCATGGTGCGTCCAGGCGATCGTGGCTGCAACCTTCAGAACTTCGGCTTCCGAGCCACCGAGGATGCGGTACCCGATTTCAGCGTGTTGGGCGATCACGTTGAATTCCTCCTGGGTAAACTTGCCCGGCTTGAGGAGAACGTGATCGGGAGTGCCGATCTTCCCGATGTCATGCATCGGGCTGGCTGTCCGGATCAGATCGCACCGTTCGTTTGAGAGACCGTAGCGTCTGGCGAGCATTTCGCAGTAGTGACTCATCCGCTGAATATGTTGTGCGGTGGCACTGTCGCGGTATTCGGCTGCGATGGCCAACCGCTGAATAGTTTCTTCGCGGGAAAGGCGAAGCTCCTTCTCGCTTCGTTCTAACCATTCTAAAGCCTGCTGTAACGCCATCGTTCTGGTGCGGACGACGTCTTCCAGGTTCTCCCGATGGAGACGGTTTTCCATCTCAAGGCGTCGTCGGCGCAAAGCATTCGCCACATCGATCAGCACTTCGTTGGATTCAAACGGCTTGATGATGTAACCGAACGCGCCCATCTCGAGAGCCGCGTTGGCCAGAACCGAGCTGTCGAGCCCCGTGACCATGATGGTCGCCGTATGGGGATGTTCTCTGATGATTGCGCGAACAAGATCCATACCCGATTCACC includes:
- a CDS encoding HD domain-containing phosphohydrolase — encoded protein: MTLLLDRSSQQAALDLKRILVVDDEEPIRRLLGYLLQTHGYEAILASDAREARQHLDEQPFALILCDVNMPGESGMDLVRAIIREHPHTATIMVTGLDSSVLANAALEMGAFGYIIKPFESNEVLIDVANALRRRRLEMENRLHRENLEDVVRTRTMALQQALEWLERSEKELRLSREETIQRLAIAAEYRDSATAQHIQRMSHYCEMLARRYGLSNERCDLIRTASPMHDIGKIGTPDHVLLKPGKFTQEEFNVIAQHAEIGYRILGGSEAEVLKVAATIAWTHHERWDGSGYPRKLRGEAIPVEGRIAAIADAFDALTTQRVYKPAFELSHAVDLMSKHRGEHFDPELLDVFFASLDEIKRIHEQYADRSPRGMSLDQ